A single genomic interval of Argopecten irradians isolate NY chromosome 8, Ai_NY, whole genome shotgun sequence harbors:
- the LOC138328781 gene encoding uncharacterized protein, with translation MNAFIDSLNQPSSPVPDVLDLPATLSMSPHDLLDEVISQTLKDELPDRASLSEYECTATITNYRSPESYTWASSNDNSASDLNFDLEGYASSVAASPPEVSPVNTIIYNEQTTPARDPKNQALCEPVYTSPGVDSRFNDSLSGLLGSPPPDSPLAKNPFFSDLQATLINDCREDMLPQSLLATMTTQPQADVFNREQDLQERFNQLSNTFPEDVQQLSSFYRYQAAVVETERFRSLHLNNYSTDYQRSLNLHYDSQLHQIMTRVEQSLALLEESSINKGSSRPIKPRPLLSKKSVKVMEEWYQSHLEHPYPTASTVELLAEKGHITAEQVKKWFANKRNRSNNTRTLTEIAKAKRKRQMAAL, from the coding sequence ATGAATGCCTTCATTGACTCTCTTAATCAGCCATCATCTCCTGTGCCAGATGTTCTCGACCTGCCAGCGACCTTGAGCATGTCACCTCACGACCTGCTGGATGAAGTGATCTCACAAACTTTGAAAGATGAGCTACCAGATCGGGCATCATTATCCGAGTACGAGTGTACTGCCACAATAACTAATTACCGAAGTCCAGAATCATATACATGGGCATCGTCCAATGACAATAGTGCTAGtgatttgaactttgaccttgagGGCTATGCTTCTAGTGTTGCTGCATCACCTCCAGAGGTATCCCCTGTGAATACTATTATCTACAATGAGCAGACAACTCCAGCCCGAGACCCAAAGAACCAGGCATTATGTGAGCCAGTTTACACAAGTCCAGGAGTAGACAGTCGGTTTAATGACTCCTTGAGTGGTTTACTAGGAAGTCCACCACCGGATAGTCCACTAGCCAAAAATCCATTCTTCAGTGACCTCCAGGCCACCCTCATCAATGACTGTCGTGAGGACATGTTACCACAGTCACTGCTTGCTACCATGACAACCCAGCCACAGGCTGATGTGTTTAATCGTGAACAGGACTTACAGGAACGCTTCAATCAGTTGTCAAATACTTTTCCAGAGGATGTGCAACAACTGTCTAGTTTTTACCGTTACCAAGCAGCGGTAGTAGAGACGGAACGCTTTCGTTCACTACACTTAAATAATTATTCGACAGACTACCAACGTTCACTCAACCTTCACTATGATTCCCAGCTACATCAGATTATGACCCGAGTAGAACAAAGTCTTGCTTTGTTAGAGGAGTCGTCCATCAACAAAGGCTCCAGTCGACCAATCAAGCCACGTCCACTTCTCTCTAAGAAGTCAGTAAAAGTGATGGAGGAATGGTACCAAAGCCACCTAGAACATCCTTACCCGACGGCATCTACAGTAGAGTTACTGGCAGAAAAAGGACACATCACAGCTGAACAGGTGAAAAAGTGGTTCGCCAACAAGAGAAACAGATCTAACAACACTCGTACCCTGACAGAGATCGCCAAGGCCAAGAGGAAACGTCAGATGGCCGCTttataa